The window CTTGCGGGGCTGGGCATCCATGGACTGATCAGCCGCCGGCACCTCTTGCGGCAGATCATGGCCTTGAATGTCCTGGCCGGTGGTGTGTTCCTCCTGCTGATCAGCACGGCATACCGCAATCAGGGAATCGGTGAGTCCTCCTTTGCCGATCCCGTGCCCCACGCCATGGTCCTGACCGGAATCGTTGTGGCCATCAGCGCCACGGCGTTCGCCCTGGCACTGGTGCGACGTATCTACCATGCCCAGGAGCAGGACATGAATTCGGACCTGACGGACGAAGTGCAACAAAAAGACAGCCCAAAAGACAGCAAAGTCGAAAGCCAAAACAACGAGCCGCCGAAAAACCGGACCGATTCGGCACTGTAATGCAACCCATCTGGATGATCCTCATCCCATTTTTGGGGGCAGCGGCATGTTTGCTGCTCCGTGGCCGATTCGTCGCCTGGGCCGGTTTGACCGCGTCCGGTGCGACGTTTGGAACCTGTCTCGCTCAACTCCTGCAAGTCTGGAACCAGGATGTTATCCGCATCGACCTGGGTGGCTGGACAGCTCCGCTGGGTATCGGACTGTACCTTGACGGCCTGGGCATGATGTTTTTGTTGCTCACGGCACTGGTCGGTTTGCTGGTGGGCGTGTATGCGAACGGTTTTTTTGGCAGGGCAGCAGACTACCGGCGCATGGAACCATACTTCTGGCCGATCTGGCTGGTGCTCTGGGGCGGGTTGAACGGGGTTTATCTCAGCTCGGACGTGTTCAACGCGTATGTGCTCCTGGAGGTGGTCGGTCTGGCTGCTGTGGGACTGACCATTCTCTCAGGCACCCGTGAATCCCTGGTAGCCGGGTTGCGATATCTTCTGGCAGCCATGTTCGGTTCCCTGATCTATCTTCTGGGAGTGGCCCTGCTGTACGCCGAAATAGGCCATCTGAACATGTTCCTGCTGGCTGAGCAGATGCGTGTCTCGCTCCCCGCGGTGATCGCTTTTGGTTTGATGACCGGGGGATTGCTGATCAAAAGCGCTCTGTTGCCCTTCCATTTTTGGTTGCCTCCAGCCCATGCAGGAGCACCGGCACCGGTCAGCGCCATCCTCTCCGGCGTGGTGACCAAGGCCTCTTTTTTCCTGTTGCTCCGCATCTGGTTCGTCGTTTTTCCGATGCTCTCCGTGCCCCTGACGGGCCAGCTTTTGGGGATGCTGGGCGGGGCGGCCGTGCTCTGGGGATCATTGCAGGCCGTGCGCCAAACCCGCTTGAAGCTCTTGATCGCCTATTCCACCGTGGGGCAGTTGGGATACCTTTTCTTCCTTTTTGCCCTGCTTGCGCCCTCAGGAGGTGGAGTCGGTACCGAAGAATGGGCTGTCATGGCCTGGACCGGTACGGTTTTTCATGTGTTTTCACATGGTTTGGCCAAAGCATCCCTGTTCATGGCCGCCGGCTGCCTGCTGCTGGCCATGGGTACGGACGAACTGGCGGCCATGCCGGAT is drawn from Desulfonatronum thioautotrophicum and contains these coding sequences:
- a CDS encoding sodium:proton antiporter, which gives rise to MTPFLIYSLAAVLLAGLGIHGLISRRHLLRQIMALNVLAGGVFLLLISTAYRNQGIGESSFADPVPHAMVLTGIVVAISATAFALALVRRIYHAQEQDMNSDLTDEVQQKDSPKDSKVESQNNEPPKNRTDSAL
- a CDS encoding complex I subunit 5 family protein, which codes for MILIPFLGAAACLLLRGRFVAWAGLTASGATFGTCLAQLLQVWNQDVIRIDLGGWTAPLGIGLYLDGLGMMFLLLTALVGLLVGVYANGFFGRAADYRRMEPYFWPIWLVLWGGLNGVYLSSDVFNAYVLLEVVGLAAVGLTILSGTRESLVAGLRYLLAAMFGSLIYLLGVALLYAEIGHLNMFLLAEQMRVSLPAVIAFGLMTGGLLIKSALLPFHFWLPPAHAGAPAPVSAILSGVVTKASFFLLLRIWFVVFPMLSVPLTGQLLGMLGGAAVLWGSLQAVRQTRLKLLIAYSTVGQLGYLFFLFALLAPSGGGVGTEEWAVMAWTGTVFHVFSHGLAKASLFMAAGCLLLAMGTDELAAMPDMAGRMPVITFTLGVAGVSLMGLPPSAGFVAKWMLLKACLVSGQWWWAVVIALGGLLTAAYVFKILAFAFVPASDKNANSHPDPIENKRVSESKEAQVVRPVPPLMTLAALALAVLCVLFGFRAEEVIALLPHDLGLDALLGGLHSASSSGERP